Genomic window (bacterium):
TCTGGAAAGAAAAGATAGGAATTCTTCAAAAAGGCAGGTTTTTATAGGAGAAAAACCCCCGATAGGATCGGAGAAATATGCTGACACGCAGTGTCATTGCGAAGAACAAAGTCCTGAAGCAATCTCGAGATTGCTTCGTCGCTCTGCTCCCCGCAATGAGGCTGTGTCGTAACCCTAATTTTGGTAGTCGCAGGCTTTAGCCTGCGCAATTTCCCCATCGAGAACGCAACCTGAAGGTTGCGGCTACCAAACAAAAAATCTAATTATGACACAGCCTCAATGGCACTATGACATATTTATTAGTAGTTTAAAATTAAGTAGGAAAATAGGCCATTTTTAGAGCTTTTGCTGTAAAAATAGCGCAATTTTTTCTGTGTTTTTTTCACGTTGACAAATACCAATTTGTGTGTTATACTTGTATTAGAAAATGGGTATTCGATAAAGGCAAACTTCGAGAAATCGGAGGACGCAAAGCCACGGGGCTAAAGACCGGGGAGAGGTCTATGCTAGCTGGTTGCCGAAAATACCGATCTATGCAAGCCGGGTTGCCGAAAAACTCTAAAAGAGTAGGCAAGCCGGTTTTTCTATTTGAGGGGTAGTAATGAAGAAAATCCTTATACCATTTTTAATTGGTTGTTTCCTGATAATGGGTTTATCTATTTTTACTACTTTTGCTGAAGCCGACACAGCTGTGGTGCTTGGCGAGCCTATAGATACCCCTATAGGAGAGGAACCTCCGCAAGAAGAGCCTCCACAAGAAGAGCCTCCACAAGAAGAACCTCCACCTCCACCTGAACCTGAACCCATATCAGCAACAGTGAATATAACCCCAAAGACTGTAAACCTTAAGAGTATGGGCAACTTTATTACTGCATCTATTGAATTGCCGGATGGGTTTAATGTCAATCAGATTGATGGAAATACCGTACAAATCTCGGCAATTGATGGAGATGCCATAGAAGCGATATCTGCAGATAAAACGAGGGTGGAAGAGATAGAAAGCGACAATTGTTTATTAGCGAAGTTTGAGAGAAGAGATTTAATAAATGTTCTTAGTCCTGGAGATGAGGTTAACATAGCCATTGAAGGATTGCTTACAAGTGGAGAAAAGTTCACTGGAGTCGATACCATAAGAGTTATTGAACCGGGAAATCGGTCTCATGTGAACGCCAGAGAAAAGACGTTTATTTTCCGTTTAGGTAAGCACTTATCTTCCGATTCCAGAATTGTAAAGGCACTGCTGTGGATGAATTACCGAAAGAAAGATTGGAAAATTAAATTATGGCTGAGGAAATTTTTAAATGGCAAGTGGTCGAGATTGCTCGAGCAGCATAGATTTGGTAAACACTATTTCTTGCCTATTACTGAAGGCGATGGCTATGAATGGGATTTTACCGAAATTGTAAAGGAAAATTGGGCCAAGGGAATCTACTATGTTACGATTTTTATAGATTATGATACGCAATTTGCCAATGGCTATCCTGCACTCATCGTCACGTATGAAGGTTCAAGCACCCTTGAGGAAACTGCTATAGAGGAACAAAGCCTCAAGCCAATTGCTCC
Coding sequences:
- a CDS encoding T9SS type A sorting domain-containing protein, with translation MKKILIPFLIGCFLIMGLSIFTTFAEADTAVVLGEPIDTPIGEEPPQEEPPQEEPPQEEPPPPPEPEPISATVNITPKTVNLKSMGNFITASIELPDGFNVNQIDGNTVQISAIDGDAIEAISADKTRVEEIESDNCLLAKFERRDLINVLSPGDEVNIAIEGLLTSGEKFTGVDTIRVIEPGNRSHVNAREKTFIFRLGKHLSSDSRIVKALLWMNYRKKDWKIKLWLRKFLNGKWSRLLEQHRFGKHYFLPITEGDGYEWDFTEIVKENWAKGIYYVTIFIDYDTQFANGYPALIVTYEGSSTLEETAIEEQSLKPIAPRFIVPKGRNLVKLFFRNEDILGMDTENIVICGWNETTSQWEVMPDSTLNLVEQSVTTKRTGYCLYQIMCVSSSSSGQPNDEGDPGESSKSSLGQNYPNPFNPSTTINYTISQDCHVTLKLYNICGQLVATIIDEYQWAGPHSKHFDGGDRLSRGIYHYQLKAGDFVDTKRMVILK